The proteins below come from a single Armatimonadia bacterium genomic window:
- a CDS encoding NAD(P)-dependent oxidoreductase, with protein sequence MKVLVTGGAGRVGRFVVQELVSRGHQVTAAGRTPDRTVDNAEYRVLDCLDYDALAKTVAEHDSVIHLAGIPSLIKDKSRQTFEDNCQGTYNVYEACAAAGIKKISVASSINALGQWYGKELLPVRYFPIDEDHPSLLSDAYSFSKKILEEIGEYFWHKDGISSVSLRITWVVSPDPRRLDGMARMINQGPNLEFFVRNYWTWIDARDSARAFVQGIEADYEGAHPLFINSDLNLLNLPSREIAQPHYGYVTEWREPIEHDEALVSCRRAKEILGWEPIYRLIPEHGWNIPGR encoded by the coding sequence ATGAAAGTGCTTGTTACCGGTGGTGCGGGGAGGGTGGGGCGCTTCGTGGTGCAGGAGTTGGTATCCCGCGGACATCAGGTTACCGCAGCCGGGAGGACCCCCGATCGCACTGTCGACAACGCCGAATACCGCGTGCTTGACTGCCTCGACTACGACGCGCTCGCGAAGACCGTTGCCGAACACGACAGCGTCATTCACCTGGCCGGCATTCCGTCTCTGATCAAGGACAAGTCGCGCCAGACCTTCGAGGACAACTGCCAGGGGACGTACAACGTCTACGAGGCCTGCGCCGCAGCGGGCATCAAGAAGATCAGCGTCGCCAGCTCCATCAATGCCCTGGGGCAGTGGTACGGCAAGGAGCTCCTCCCCGTCCGCTACTTCCCGATTGACGAGGACCACCCGTCTCTGCTCTCCGACGCCTACAGCTTCTCAAAGAAGATCCTGGAGGAGATTGGGGAGTATTTCTGGCACAAGGACGGCATCAGCAGCGTATCGCTGCGAATCACCTGGGTCGTCTCGCCCGACCCGCGGCGACTGGACGGGATGGCCAGGATGATCAACCAGGGGCCCAACCTGGAGTTCTTTGTGCGCAACTACTGGACCTGGATCGATGCCCGCGATAGCGCCCGGGCCTTCGTGCAGGGGATCGAAGCCGACTACGAGGGTGCGCATCCTCTGTTCATCAACTCCGACCTGAACCTGCTGAACCTGCCCAGCCGTGAGATCGCGCAGCCCCACTATGGATACGTGACCGAGTGGCGCGAGCCGATTGAGCACGACGAGGCGCTCGTCTCCTGCCGCCGCGCGAAGGAGATACTGGGCTGGGAGCCAATCTACCGTCTGATCCCGGAGCACGGCTGGAACATCCCGGGGCGCTGA
- a CDS encoding enolase C-terminal domain-like protein: MAEKTTITDLRVVMTQPAGSRLIAVRVDTSEPGLYGWGCATFTQRALAVKTAVEEYLKPLVVGRDVDRIEDLWQTCWVNSYWRNGPVLNNAISGLDMALWDIKGKRAGMPVYDLLGGRCREAAAVYRHAGGATPEEVLESVQRFMAEGYHYVRVQMGGYGGKPESLHTPENAQPGTYFNDREYARNVPRMLEYVRNAVGFDVELLHDVHERLRPADALFLAKAVEPYQLFFLEDLLAPEDIEYFALVRNQCATPLAMGELFNNPREWMPLVSGRLIDFLRMHVSQMGGLTPARKVAAYGELHNVRTAWHGPGDTSPIGHACNLHLDLACSNFGIQEWCGFSELVYEIFPGLPEVRKGFLYPNDKPGLGIDVNEELAAKYPCVPKVDTWTQTRLPDGTMVRP, from the coding sequence ATGGCCGAAAAGACCACCATCACCGACCTTCGCGTCGTCATGACCCAACCTGCGGGCTCGCGTCTGATCGCGGTCCGTGTGGACACTTCCGAGCCCGGTCTCTACGGCTGGGGATGCGCTACCTTCACCCAGCGTGCGCTGGCCGTGAAGACAGCGGTCGAGGAGTACCTCAAGCCGCTGGTGGTCGGCCGTGACGTCGACCGCATCGAGGACCTCTGGCAGACCTGCTGGGTCAACTCCTACTGGCGAAATGGCCCGGTCCTCAACAACGCCATCTCCGGTCTGGACATGGCCTTGTGGGACATCAAGGGCAAGCGGGCGGGAATGCCGGTCTACGACCTCCTGGGCGGCAGGTGCCGGGAGGCAGCGGCCGTCTACCGGCACGCTGGAGGCGCCACGCCGGAGGAAGTGCTGGAGAGTGTGCAGCGCTTCATGGCCGAGGGCTACCACTACGTCCGCGTGCAGATGGGCGGCTACGGCGGCAAGCCGGAGTCGCTGCACACACCCGAGAACGCTCAGCCCGGTACCTACTTCAACGACCGCGAGTATGCCCGTAACGTCCCCAGAATGCTGGAGTACGTGCGCAACGCCGTCGGCTTCGACGTCGAGTTGCTGCACGATGTCCATGAACGCCTGCGACCTGCCGACGCCCTGTTCCTGGCGAAGGCCGTCGAACCGTACCAGCTCTTCTTCCTCGAGGACCTGCTGGCGCCGGAGGACATCGAGTACTTCGCCCTGGTGCGGAACCAGTGTGCAACGCCGCTCGCGATGGGGGAGCTGTTCAACAACCCGCGTGAGTGGATGCCGCTGGTGTCGGGGCGGCTGATCGACTTCTTGCGCATGCACGTCAGCCAGATGGGTGGCCTGACACCGGCGCGGAAGGTCGCGGCCTATGGCGAGCTGCACAATGTCCGGACCGCCTGGCATGGACCTGGCGACACCTCACCAATTGGCCATGCCTGCAACCTGCACCTGGACCTGGCCTGCTCGAACTTCGGCATCCAGGAGTGGTGCGGGTTCTCGGAGCTTGTGTACGAGATCTTCCCTGGCTTGCCTGAGGTGCGCAAGGGCTTCCTGTATCCGAATGACAAGCCCGGCCTGGGGATCGACGTGAACGAGGAGCTGGCCGCCAAGTACCCCTGCGTGCCCAAGGTGGACACCTGGACCCAGACGCGGCTTCCGGACGGTACGATGGTCCGACCCTAA
- a CDS encoding SPFH domain-containing protein, producing the protein MALPVGMVLFGLLLIVGPFMVEGISPISRLILMVIGAAVLIVSAILTIIARLYQRTSANEAFVRTGMGGRRVVLDGGAIVIPVVHKVVQVRLETMKLEVERAGEDALITKDNLRCDIRAEFYIKVQAAADDVLNASRSLGGRSIDPVAVRDLVFEKLVSALRSVAATRDLAQLHAERDDFASAVSQLVREDLKSNGLTLESVTISRLDQTNTERLNDRNVFDAQGLRKIAEITNRARVERNLYERDAEREITTKDVDTRKQVLELQKAQAEAEATQSAEVTKVRAERTRDAETYQIEQRRLVETAEIDKDRQVQQAGVERDLQVNMSRVEAQKAIISREQEQKTADISRNEAIQTADVSRERAVEVAKREQLIAVAEAEQRRAIAEQQQLVAQAERERAEQQVTTVGEVAGADRAKQVQVISAEQQAQQEKIKRQMEADIEAYKAAKIAEGEQQAAASLAEAVRVRAEADKDAATLSAAGEQARQMVPVNVTREQVAVDATRVQDVEAARVTVLRNELSAKAEYEQISVQLEQALAAISANKEVGVAFAHAFGEALSKAQMNLYGDPGMLGSAMSAFTKAAGLGAFADGLQATAPQGATDTAKALLEDLFPKLKEALSAPKVETAPAAPAPAAEDEEAGPAPQS; encoded by the coding sequence ATGGCACTTCCGGTCGGAATGGTCTTGTTCGGCCTGCTGCTGATCGTCGGACCCTTCATGGTGGAGGGGATCAGCCCCATCAGCCGTCTTATCCTGATGGTGATTGGGGCGGCGGTACTGATCGTTTCGGCGATCCTCACCATTATCGCCAGGCTCTACCAACGAACCAGCGCCAACGAGGCTTTCGTACGCACCGGCATGGGCGGCCGGCGGGTTGTCCTCGATGGCGGGGCTATTGTGATCCCCGTGGTGCACAAGGTCGTCCAGGTACGTCTGGAGACCATGAAGCTGGAGGTCGAGCGCGCCGGTGAGGACGCGCTGATCACCAAGGACAACCTCCGCTGCGATATCCGCGCCGAGTTCTACATCAAGGTCCAGGCGGCCGCCGACGACGTCCTCAACGCCTCTCGCTCTCTCGGTGGGCGATCGATTGACCCCGTGGCAGTCCGGGATCTGGTCTTCGAGAAGCTGGTATCGGCCCTCCGGTCGGTGGCGGCTACCCGCGACCTGGCCCAGCTTCATGCTGAGCGCGACGACTTCGCCAGCGCCGTCTCCCAACTGGTGCGCGAAGACCTCAAGTCCAACGGTCTGACCCTTGAGTCCGTCACCATCTCCCGGCTTGACCAGACCAACACCGAGCGGCTGAACGATCGCAACGTGTTCGACGCCCAGGGCCTGCGCAAGATCGCCGAGATCACCAACCGGGCTCGCGTCGAGCGCAACCTCTACGAGCGTGACGCAGAGCGCGAGATCACCACCAAGGACGTCGATACCCGCAAGCAGGTGCTGGAGCTGCAAAAGGCCCAGGCCGAAGCGGAAGCCACGCAGTCGGCAGAGGTCACCAAGGTGCGCGCCGAGCGCACCCGGGATGCCGAGACCTACCAGATCGAGCAGCGGCGGCTGGTTGAGACCGCCGAGATCGATAAGGATCGCCAGGTGCAGCAGGCCGGTGTTGAGCGCGACCTGCAGGTCAACATGAGCCGGGTCGAGGCTCAGAAGGCGATCATCTCCAGGGAGCAGGAGCAGAAGACCGCGGACATCAGCCGCAACGAGGCCATCCAGACCGCAGACGTGTCACGCGAACGAGCCGTCGAGGTGGCCAAGCGCGAGCAGTTGATTGCTGTGGCCGAAGCCGAACAGCGCCGGGCCATCGCAGAGCAGCAGCAGCTCGTGGCTCAGGCCGAACGCGAAAGGGCCGAGCAGCAGGTCACGACCGTCGGCGAAGTTGCCGGCGCCGACCGCGCCAAGCAGGTCCAGGTCATCAGCGCCGAGCAGCAGGCCCAGCAAGAGAAGATCAAGCGGCAGATGGAGGCCGACATCGAGGCTTACAAGGCCGCCAAGATCGCGGAAGGCGAGCAGCAGGCTGCGGCAAGCCTGGCTGAGGCTGTGCGCGTGAGGGCCGAGGCCGATAAGGACGCCGCGACGCTATCCGCCGCCGGTGAACAGGCGCGGCAGATGGTCCCGGTGAACGTTACCCGTGAGCAGGTCGCCGTTGACGCCACCCGGGTGCAGGACGTCGAGGCCGCACGCGTCACCGTTCTGCGCAACGAGCTGAGCGCGAAGGCCGAGTACGAGCAGATCTCCGTCCAACTGGAGCAGGCGCTGGCGGCCATTAGCGCCAACAAGGAAGTCGGAGTTGCCTTCGCCCATGCCTTCGGTGAGGCACTCAGCAAGGCGCAGATGAACCTCTACGGCGATCCCGGAATGTTGGGATCGGCGATGTCCGCCTTCACGAAGGCAGCGGGACTTGGGGCCTTCGCCGATGGGCTGCAGGCGACTGCTCCCCAGGGCGCAACCGATACCGCGAAGGCGCTCCTGGAGGACTTGTTCCCGAAGCTCAAGGAGGCGCTCTCCGCTCCGAAGGTCGAAACGGCACCGGCAGCACCAGCCCCGGCAGCCGAGGACGAAGAGGCTGGACCCGCACCACAATCATGA